The following coding sequences are from one Macaca nemestrina isolate mMacNem1 chromosome 1, mMacNem.hap1, whole genome shotgun sequence window:
- the LOC105497975 gene encoding neuronal acetylcholine receptor subunit beta-2 isoform X4: protein MARRCGPVALLLGFGLLRLCSGVWGTDTEERLVEHLLDPSRYNKLIRPATNGSELVTVQLMVSLAQLISVEWEDYRLTWKPEEFDNMKKVRLPSKHIWLPDVVLYNNADGMYEVSFYSNAVVSYDGSIFWLPPAIYKSACKIEVKHFPFDQQNCTMKFRSWTYDRTEIDLVLKSDVASLDDFTPSGEWDIVALPGRRNENPDDSTYVDITYDFIIRRKPLFYTINLIIPCVLITSLAILVFYLPSDCGEKMTLCISVLLALTVFLLLISKIVPPTSLDVPLVGKYLMFTMVLVTFSIVTSVCVLNVHHRSPTTHTMAPWVKVVFLEKLPALLFMQQPRHHCARQRLRLRRRQREREGAGALLFREAPGADSCTCFVNHASVQGLAGAFRAEPAPVAGPGRSGEPCGCGLREAVDGVRFIADHMRSEDDDQSVSEDWKYVAMVIDRLFLWIFVFVCVFGTIGMFLQPLFQNYTTTTFLHSDHSAPSSKLKVWWARLSIRGASKF, encoded by the exons ATGGCCCGGCGCTGCGGCCCCGTGGCGCTGCTCCTTGGCTTCGGCCTCCTCCGGCTGTGCTCAG GGGTGTGGGGTACAGACACAGAGGAGCGGCTGGTGGAGCATCTCCTGGATCCTTCCCGCTACAACAAGCTTATCCGCCCAGCCACCAATGGCTCTGAGCTGGTCACAGTACAGCTCATGGTATCACTGGCCCAGCTCATCAGTGTG GAGTGGGAAGATTATCGCCTCACCTGGAAACCTGAAGAGTTTGACAATATGAAGAAAGTTCGGCTCCCTTCCAAACACATCTGGCTCCCAGATGTGGTCCTGTACAACAA TGCTGACGGCATGTACGAGGTCTCCTTCTATTCCAATGCCGTGGTCTCCTATGACGGCAGCATCTTCTGGTTGCCGCCTGCCATCTACAAGAGCGCATGCAAGATTGAAGTAAAGCACTTCCCATTTGACCAGCAGAACTGCACCATGAAGTTCCGTTCGTGGACCTACGACCGCACGGAGATCGACCTGGTGCTGAAGAGTGACGTGGCCAGCCTGGACGACTTCACACCTAGTGGTGAGTGGGACATCGTGGCGCTGCCGGGCCGGCGCAATGAGAACCCCGATGACTCCACGTACGTGGACATCACGTATGACTTCATCATTCGCCGCAAGCCGCTCTTCTACACCATCAACCTCATCATCCCCTGTGTGCTCATCACCTCACTAGCCATCCTTGTCTTCTACCTGCCATCCGACTGCGGCGAGAAGATGACGTTGTGCATCTCAGTGCTGCTGGCGCTCACGGTCTTCCTGCTGCTCATCTCCAAGATcgtgcctcccacctccctcgaCGTGCCGCTCGTCGGCAAGTACCTCATGTTCACCATGGTGCTTGTCACCTTCTCCATCGTCACCAGCGTGTGTGTGCTCAACGTGCACCATCGCTCGCCCACCACGCACACCATGGCGCCCTGGGTGAAGGTTGTCTTCCTGGAGAAGCTGCCCGCGCTGCTCTTCATGCAGCAGCCACGCCACCATTGCGCCCGCCAGCGCCTGCGCTTGCGGAGACGTCAGCGTGAGCGCGAGGGCGCCGGAGCTCTCCTCTTCCGCGAAGCCCCTGGGGCCGACTCCTGCACGTGCTTTGTCAACCACGCGTCCGTGCAGGGCTTGGCTGGGGCCTTCCGGGCTGAGCCTGCACCGGTGGCGGGCCCGGGGCGCTCAGGGGAGCCGTGTGGCTGTGGCCTCCGGGAGGCGGTGGACGGCGTGCGCTTCATCGCAGACCACATGCGGAGCGAGGACGACGACCAGAGC GTGAGTGAGGACTGGAAGTACGTCGCCATGGTGATCGACCGCCTCTTCCTCTGGATCTTTGTCTTTGTTTGTGTCTTTGGCACCATTGGCATGTTCCTGCAGCCTCTCTTCCAGAACtacaccaccaccaccttccTCCACTCAGACCACTCAGCCCCCAGCTCCAA gctCAAGGTGTGGTGGGCAAGGCTGAGTATTAGGGGAGCTTCTAAGTTCTGA
- the LOC105497975 gene encoding neuronal acetylcholine receptor subunit beta-2 isoform X2, which produces MARRCGPVALLLGFGLLRLCSGVWGTDTEERLVEHLLDPSRYNKLIRPATNGSELVTVQLMVSLAQLISVHEREQIMTTNVWLTQEWEDYRLTWKPEEFDNMKKVRLPSKHIWLPDVVLYNNADGMYEVSFYSNAVVSYDGSIFWLPPAIYKSACKIEVKHFPFDQQNCTMKFRSWTYDRTEIDLVLKSDVASLDDFTPSGEWDIVALPGRRNENPDDSTYVDITYDFIIRRKPLFYTINLIIPCVLITSLAILVFYLPSDCGEKMTLCISVLLALTVFLLLISKIVPPTSLDVPLVGKYLMFTMVLVTFSIVTSVCVLNVHHRSPTTHTMAPWVKVVFLEKLPALLFMQQPRHHCARQRLRLRRRQREREGAGALLFREAPGADSCTCFVNHASVQGLAGAFRAEPAPVAGPGRSGEPCGCGLREAVDGVRFIADHMRSEDDDQSVSEDWKYVAMVIDRLFLWIFVFVCVFGTIGMFLQPLFQNYTTTTFLHSDHSAPSSKLKVWWARLSIRGASKF; this is translated from the exons ATGGCCCGGCGCTGCGGCCCCGTGGCGCTGCTCCTTGGCTTCGGCCTCCTCCGGCTGTGCTCAG GGGTGTGGGGTACAGACACAGAGGAGCGGCTGGTGGAGCATCTCCTGGATCCTTCCCGCTACAACAAGCTTATCCGCCCAGCCACCAATGGCTCTGAGCTGGTCACAGTACAGCTCATGGTATCACTGGCCCAGCTCATCAGTGTG CATGAGCGGGAGCAGATCATGACCACCAATGTCTGGCTGACCCAG GAGTGGGAAGATTATCGCCTCACCTGGAAACCTGAAGAGTTTGACAATATGAAGAAAGTTCGGCTCCCTTCCAAACACATCTGGCTCCCAGATGTGGTCCTGTACAACAA TGCTGACGGCATGTACGAGGTCTCCTTCTATTCCAATGCCGTGGTCTCCTATGACGGCAGCATCTTCTGGTTGCCGCCTGCCATCTACAAGAGCGCATGCAAGATTGAAGTAAAGCACTTCCCATTTGACCAGCAGAACTGCACCATGAAGTTCCGTTCGTGGACCTACGACCGCACGGAGATCGACCTGGTGCTGAAGAGTGACGTGGCCAGCCTGGACGACTTCACACCTAGTGGTGAGTGGGACATCGTGGCGCTGCCGGGCCGGCGCAATGAGAACCCCGATGACTCCACGTACGTGGACATCACGTATGACTTCATCATTCGCCGCAAGCCGCTCTTCTACACCATCAACCTCATCATCCCCTGTGTGCTCATCACCTCACTAGCCATCCTTGTCTTCTACCTGCCATCCGACTGCGGCGAGAAGATGACGTTGTGCATCTCAGTGCTGCTGGCGCTCACGGTCTTCCTGCTGCTCATCTCCAAGATcgtgcctcccacctccctcgaCGTGCCGCTCGTCGGCAAGTACCTCATGTTCACCATGGTGCTTGTCACCTTCTCCATCGTCACCAGCGTGTGTGTGCTCAACGTGCACCATCGCTCGCCCACCACGCACACCATGGCGCCCTGGGTGAAGGTTGTCTTCCTGGAGAAGCTGCCCGCGCTGCTCTTCATGCAGCAGCCACGCCACCATTGCGCCCGCCAGCGCCTGCGCTTGCGGAGACGTCAGCGTGAGCGCGAGGGCGCCGGAGCTCTCCTCTTCCGCGAAGCCCCTGGGGCCGACTCCTGCACGTGCTTTGTCAACCACGCGTCCGTGCAGGGCTTGGCTGGGGCCTTCCGGGCTGAGCCTGCACCGGTGGCGGGCCCGGGGCGCTCAGGGGAGCCGTGTGGCTGTGGCCTCCGGGAGGCGGTGGACGGCGTGCGCTTCATCGCAGACCACATGCGGAGCGAGGACGACGACCAGAGC GTGAGTGAGGACTGGAAGTACGTCGCCATGGTGATCGACCGCCTCTTCCTCTGGATCTTTGTCTTTGTTTGTGTCTTTGGCACCATTGGCATGTTCCTGCAGCCTCTCTTCCAGAACtacaccaccaccaccttccTCCACTCAGACCACTCAGCCCCCAGCTCCAA gctCAAGGTGTGGTGGGCAAGGCTGAGTATTAGGGGAGCTTCTAAGTTCTGA
- the LOC105497975 gene encoding neuronal acetylcholine receptor subunit beta-2 isoform X1, which produces MPAAWPGAAAPWRCSLASASSGCAQGCGVQTQRSGWWSISWILPATTSLSAQPPMALSWSQYSSWYHWPSSSVCLSSSLQHEREQIMTTNVWLTQEWEDYRLTWKPEEFDNMKKVRLPSKHIWLPDVVLYNNADGMYEVSFYSNAVVSYDGSIFWLPPAIYKSACKIEVKHFPFDQQNCTMKFRSWTYDRTEIDLVLKSDVASLDDFTPSGEWDIVALPGRRNENPDDSTYVDITYDFIIRRKPLFYTINLIIPCVLITSLAILVFYLPSDCGEKMTLCISVLLALTVFLLLISKIVPPTSLDVPLVGKYLMFTMVLVTFSIVTSVCVLNVHHRSPTTHTMAPWVKVVFLEKLPALLFMQQPRHHCARQRLRLRRRQREREGAGALLFREAPGADSCTCFVNHASVQGLAGAFRAEPAPVAGPGRSGEPCGCGLREAVDGVRFIADHMRSEDDDQSVSEDWKYVAMVIDRLFLWIFVFVCVFGTIGMFLQPLFQNYTTTTFLHSDHSAPSSKLKVWWARLSIRGASKF; this is translated from the exons ATGCCCGCGGCATGGCCCGGCGCTGCGGCCCCGTGGCGCTGCTCCTTGGCTTCGGCCTCCTCCGGCTGTGCTCAG GGGTGTGGGGTACAGACACAGAGGAGCGGCTGGTGGAGCATCTCCTGGATCCTTCCCGCTACAACAAGCTTATCCGCCCAGCCACCAATGGCTCTGAGCTGGTCACAGTACAGCTCATGGTATCACTGGCCCAGCTCATCAGTGTG CCTCTCTTCCTCCCTGCAGCATGAGCGGGAGCAGATCATGACCACCAATGTCTGGCTGACCCAG GAGTGGGAAGATTATCGCCTCACCTGGAAACCTGAAGAGTTTGACAATATGAAGAAAGTTCGGCTCCCTTCCAAACACATCTGGCTCCCAGATGTGGTCCTGTACAACAA TGCTGACGGCATGTACGAGGTCTCCTTCTATTCCAATGCCGTGGTCTCCTATGACGGCAGCATCTTCTGGTTGCCGCCTGCCATCTACAAGAGCGCATGCAAGATTGAAGTAAAGCACTTCCCATTTGACCAGCAGAACTGCACCATGAAGTTCCGTTCGTGGACCTACGACCGCACGGAGATCGACCTGGTGCTGAAGAGTGACGTGGCCAGCCTGGACGACTTCACACCTAGTGGTGAGTGGGACATCGTGGCGCTGCCGGGCCGGCGCAATGAGAACCCCGATGACTCCACGTACGTGGACATCACGTATGACTTCATCATTCGCCGCAAGCCGCTCTTCTACACCATCAACCTCATCATCCCCTGTGTGCTCATCACCTCACTAGCCATCCTTGTCTTCTACCTGCCATCCGACTGCGGCGAGAAGATGACGTTGTGCATCTCAGTGCTGCTGGCGCTCACGGTCTTCCTGCTGCTCATCTCCAAGATcgtgcctcccacctccctcgaCGTGCCGCTCGTCGGCAAGTACCTCATGTTCACCATGGTGCTTGTCACCTTCTCCATCGTCACCAGCGTGTGTGTGCTCAACGTGCACCATCGCTCGCCCACCACGCACACCATGGCGCCCTGGGTGAAGGTTGTCTTCCTGGAGAAGCTGCCCGCGCTGCTCTTCATGCAGCAGCCACGCCACCATTGCGCCCGCCAGCGCCTGCGCTTGCGGAGACGTCAGCGTGAGCGCGAGGGCGCCGGAGCTCTCCTCTTCCGCGAAGCCCCTGGGGCCGACTCCTGCACGTGCTTTGTCAACCACGCGTCCGTGCAGGGCTTGGCTGGGGCCTTCCGGGCTGAGCCTGCACCGGTGGCGGGCCCGGGGCGCTCAGGGGAGCCGTGTGGCTGTGGCCTCCGGGAGGCGGTGGACGGCGTGCGCTTCATCGCAGACCACATGCGGAGCGAGGACGACGACCAGAGC GTGAGTGAGGACTGGAAGTACGTCGCCATGGTGATCGACCGCCTCTTCCTCTGGATCTTTGTCTTTGTTTGTGTCTTTGGCACCATTGGCATGTTCCTGCAGCCTCTCTTCCAGAACtacaccaccaccaccttccTCCACTCAGACCACTCAGCCCCCAGCTCCAA gctCAAGGTGTGGTGGGCAAGGCTGAGTATTAGGGGAGCTTCTAAGTTCTGA
- the LOC105497975 gene encoding neuronal acetylcholine receptor subunit beta-2 isoform X5 produces the protein MARRCGPVALLLGFGLLRLCSGVWGTDTEERLVEHLLDPSRYNKLIRPATNGSELVTVQLMVSLAQLISVHEREQIMTTNVWLTQEWEDYRLTWKPEEFDNMKKVRLPSKHIWLPDVVLYNNADGMYEVSFYSNAVVSYDGSIFWLPPAIYKSACKIEVKHFPFDQQNCTMKFRSWTYDRTEIDLVLKSDVASLDDFTPSGEWDIVALPGRRNENPDDSTYVDITYDFIIRRKPLFYTINLIIPCVLITSLAILVFYLPSDCGEKMTLCISVLLALTVFLLLISKIVPPTSLDVPLVGKYLMFTMVLVTFSIVTSVCVLNVHHRSPTTHTMAPWVKVVFLEKLPALLFMQQPRHHCARQRLRLRRRQREREGAGALLFREAPGADSCTCFVNHASVQGLAGAFRAEPAPVAGPGRSGEPCGCGLREAVDGVRFIADHMRSEDDDQSVSEDWKYVAMVIDRLFLWIFVFVCVFGTIGMFLQPLFQNYTTTTFLHSDHSAPSSK, from the exons ATGGCCCGGCGCTGCGGCCCCGTGGCGCTGCTCCTTGGCTTCGGCCTCCTCCGGCTGTGCTCAG GGGTGTGGGGTACAGACACAGAGGAGCGGCTGGTGGAGCATCTCCTGGATCCTTCCCGCTACAACAAGCTTATCCGCCCAGCCACCAATGGCTCTGAGCTGGTCACAGTACAGCTCATGGTATCACTGGCCCAGCTCATCAGTGTG CATGAGCGGGAGCAGATCATGACCACCAATGTCTGGCTGACCCAG GAGTGGGAAGATTATCGCCTCACCTGGAAACCTGAAGAGTTTGACAATATGAAGAAAGTTCGGCTCCCTTCCAAACACATCTGGCTCCCAGATGTGGTCCTGTACAACAA TGCTGACGGCATGTACGAGGTCTCCTTCTATTCCAATGCCGTGGTCTCCTATGACGGCAGCATCTTCTGGTTGCCGCCTGCCATCTACAAGAGCGCATGCAAGATTGAAGTAAAGCACTTCCCATTTGACCAGCAGAACTGCACCATGAAGTTCCGTTCGTGGACCTACGACCGCACGGAGATCGACCTGGTGCTGAAGAGTGACGTGGCCAGCCTGGACGACTTCACACCTAGTGGTGAGTGGGACATCGTGGCGCTGCCGGGCCGGCGCAATGAGAACCCCGATGACTCCACGTACGTGGACATCACGTATGACTTCATCATTCGCCGCAAGCCGCTCTTCTACACCATCAACCTCATCATCCCCTGTGTGCTCATCACCTCACTAGCCATCCTTGTCTTCTACCTGCCATCCGACTGCGGCGAGAAGATGACGTTGTGCATCTCAGTGCTGCTGGCGCTCACGGTCTTCCTGCTGCTCATCTCCAAGATcgtgcctcccacctccctcgaCGTGCCGCTCGTCGGCAAGTACCTCATGTTCACCATGGTGCTTGTCACCTTCTCCATCGTCACCAGCGTGTGTGTGCTCAACGTGCACCATCGCTCGCCCACCACGCACACCATGGCGCCCTGGGTGAAGGTTGTCTTCCTGGAGAAGCTGCCCGCGCTGCTCTTCATGCAGCAGCCACGCCACCATTGCGCCCGCCAGCGCCTGCGCTTGCGGAGACGTCAGCGTGAGCGCGAGGGCGCCGGAGCTCTCCTCTTCCGCGAAGCCCCTGGGGCCGACTCCTGCACGTGCTTTGTCAACCACGCGTCCGTGCAGGGCTTGGCTGGGGCCTTCCGGGCTGAGCCTGCACCGGTGGCGGGCCCGGGGCGCTCAGGGGAGCCGTGTGGCTGTGGCCTCCGGGAGGCGGTGGACGGCGTGCGCTTCATCGCAGACCACATGCGGAGCGAGGACGACGACCAGAGC GTGAGTGAGGACTGGAAGTACGTCGCCATGGTGATCGACCGCCTCTTCCTCTGGATCTTTGTCTTTGTTTGTGTCTTTGGCACCATTGGCATGTTCCTGCAGCCTCTCTTCCAGAACtacaccaccaccaccttccTCCACTCAGACCACTCAGCCCCCAGCTCCAAGTGA
- the LOC105497975 gene encoding neuronal acetylcholine receptor subunit beta-2 isoform X3: MPAAWPGAAAPWRCSLASASSGCAQGCGVQTQRSGWWSISWILPATTSLSAQPPMALSWSQYSSWYHWPSSSVCLSSSLQHEREQIMTTNVWLTQEWEDYRLTWKPEEFDNMKKVRLPSKHIWLPDVVLYNNADGMYEVSFYSNAVVSYDGSIFWLPPAIYKSACKIEVKHFPFDQQNCTMKFRSWTYDRTEIDLVLKSDVASLDDFTPSGEWDIVALPGRRNENPDDSTYVDITYDFIIRRKPLFYTINLIIPCVLITSLAILVFYLPSDCGEKMTLCISVLLALTVFLLLISKIVPPTSLDVPLVGKYLMFTMVLVTFSIVTSVCVLNVHHRSPTTHTMAPWVKVVFLEKLPALLFMQQPRHHCARQRLRLRRRQREREGAGALLFREAPGADSCTCFVNHASVQGLAGAFRAEPAPVAGPGRSGEPCGCGLREAVDGVRFIADHMRSEDDDQSVSEDWKYVAMVIDRLFLWIFVFVCVFGTIGMFLQPLFQNYTTTTFLHSDHSAPSSK; this comes from the exons ATGCCCGCGGCATGGCCCGGCGCTGCGGCCCCGTGGCGCTGCTCCTTGGCTTCGGCCTCCTCCGGCTGTGCTCAG GGGTGTGGGGTACAGACACAGAGGAGCGGCTGGTGGAGCATCTCCTGGATCCTTCCCGCTACAACAAGCTTATCCGCCCAGCCACCAATGGCTCTGAGCTGGTCACAGTACAGCTCATGGTATCACTGGCCCAGCTCATCAGTGTG CCTCTCTTCCTCCCTGCAGCATGAGCGGGAGCAGATCATGACCACCAATGTCTGGCTGACCCAG GAGTGGGAAGATTATCGCCTCACCTGGAAACCTGAAGAGTTTGACAATATGAAGAAAGTTCGGCTCCCTTCCAAACACATCTGGCTCCCAGATGTGGTCCTGTACAACAA TGCTGACGGCATGTACGAGGTCTCCTTCTATTCCAATGCCGTGGTCTCCTATGACGGCAGCATCTTCTGGTTGCCGCCTGCCATCTACAAGAGCGCATGCAAGATTGAAGTAAAGCACTTCCCATTTGACCAGCAGAACTGCACCATGAAGTTCCGTTCGTGGACCTACGACCGCACGGAGATCGACCTGGTGCTGAAGAGTGACGTGGCCAGCCTGGACGACTTCACACCTAGTGGTGAGTGGGACATCGTGGCGCTGCCGGGCCGGCGCAATGAGAACCCCGATGACTCCACGTACGTGGACATCACGTATGACTTCATCATTCGCCGCAAGCCGCTCTTCTACACCATCAACCTCATCATCCCCTGTGTGCTCATCACCTCACTAGCCATCCTTGTCTTCTACCTGCCATCCGACTGCGGCGAGAAGATGACGTTGTGCATCTCAGTGCTGCTGGCGCTCACGGTCTTCCTGCTGCTCATCTCCAAGATcgtgcctcccacctccctcgaCGTGCCGCTCGTCGGCAAGTACCTCATGTTCACCATGGTGCTTGTCACCTTCTCCATCGTCACCAGCGTGTGTGTGCTCAACGTGCACCATCGCTCGCCCACCACGCACACCATGGCGCCCTGGGTGAAGGTTGTCTTCCTGGAGAAGCTGCCCGCGCTGCTCTTCATGCAGCAGCCACGCCACCATTGCGCCCGCCAGCGCCTGCGCTTGCGGAGACGTCAGCGTGAGCGCGAGGGCGCCGGAGCTCTCCTCTTCCGCGAAGCCCCTGGGGCCGACTCCTGCACGTGCTTTGTCAACCACGCGTCCGTGCAGGGCTTGGCTGGGGCCTTCCGGGCTGAGCCTGCACCGGTGGCGGGCCCGGGGCGCTCAGGGGAGCCGTGTGGCTGTGGCCTCCGGGAGGCGGTGGACGGCGTGCGCTTCATCGCAGACCACATGCGGAGCGAGGACGACGACCAGAGC GTGAGTGAGGACTGGAAGTACGTCGCCATGGTGATCGACCGCCTCTTCCTCTGGATCTTTGTCTTTGTTTGTGTCTTTGGCACCATTGGCATGTTCCTGCAGCCTCTCTTCCAGAACtacaccaccaccaccttccTCCACTCAGACCACTCAGCCCCCAGCTCCAAGTGA
- the LOC105498257 gene encoding ubiquitin-conjugating enzyme E2 Q1, whose protein sequence is MQQPQPQGQQQPGPGQQLGGQGAAPGAGGGPGGGPGPGPCLRRELKLLESIFHRGHERFRIASACLDELSCEFLLAGAGGAGAGAAPGPHLPPRGSVPGDPVRIHCNITESYPAVPPIWSVESDDPNLAAVLERLVDIKKGNTLLLQHLKRIISDLCKLYNLPQHPDVEMLDQPLPAEQCTQEDVSSEDEDEEMPEDTEDLDHYEMKEEEPAEGKKSEDDGIGKENLAILEKIKKNQRQDYLNGAVSGSVQATDRLMKELRDIYRSQSFKGGNYAVELVNDSLYDWNVKLLKVDQDSALHNDLQILKEKEGADFILLNFSFKDNFPFDPPFVRVVSPVLSGGYVLGGGAICMELLTKQGWSSAYSIESVIMQISATLVKGKARVQFGANKSQYSLTRAQQSYKSLVQIHEKNGWYTPPKEDG, encoded by the exons ATGCAGCAGCCGCAGCCGCAGGGGCAGCAGCAGCCGGGGCCGGGGCAGCAGCTGGGGGGCCAGGGGGCGGCGCCGGGGGCCGGGGGCGGCCCAGGGGGGGGCCCGGGGCCGGGGCCCTGCCTGAGGCGAGAGCTGAAGCTGCTCGAGTCCATCTTCCACCGCGGCCACGAGCGCTTCCGCATTGCCAGCGCCTGCCTGGACGAGCTGAGCTGCGAGTTCCTGCTGGCTGGGGCCGGAGGGGCCGGGGCGGGGGCCGCGCCTGGACCGCATCTCCCCCCACGGGGGTCGGTGCCTGGGGATCCTGTCCGCATCCACTGCAACATCACG GAGTCATATCCTGCTGTGCCCCCCATCTGGTCGGTGGAGTCTGATGACCCTAACTTGGCTGCTGTCTTGGAGAGGCTGGTGGACATAAAGAAAGGGAATACTCTG CTATTGCAGCATCTGAAGAGGATCATCTCCGACCTGTGTAAACTCTATAACCTCCCTCAGCATCCAGATGTGGAGATGCTGGATCAGCCCTTGCCAGCAGAGCAG TGCACACAGGAAGACGTGTCTTCagaagatgaagatgaggagATGCCTGAG GACACAGAAGACTTAGATCActatgaaatgaaagaggaagagCCAGCTGAGGGCAAGAAATCTGAAGATGATGGCATTGGAAAAGAAAACTTGGCCATcctagagaaaattaaaaagaaccaGAGGCAAGATTACTTAAAT GGTGCAGTGTCTGGCTCGGTGCAGGCCACTGACCGGCTGATGAAGGAGCTCAGGGATATATACCGATCACAGAGTTTCAAAGGCG GAAACTATGCAGTCGAACTCGTGAATGACAGTCTGTATGATTGGAATGTCAAACTCCTCAA GGTTGACCAGGACAGCGCTTTGCACAACGATCTCCAGAtcctcaaagagaaagaaggagctGACTTCATCCTACTTAACTTTTCCTTTAAA gaTAACTTTCCCTTTGACCCACCATTTGTCAGGGTTGTGTCTCCAGTCCTCTCTGGAGG GTATGTTCTGGGCGGAGGGGCCATCTGCATGGAACTTCTCACCAAACAG GGCTGGAGCAGTGCCTACTCCATAGAGTCAGTGATCATGCAGATCAGTGCCACACTGGTGAAGGGGAAAGCACGAGTGCAGTTTGGAGCCAACAAA TCTCAATACAGTCTGACAAGAGCACAGCAGTCCTACAAGTCCTTGGTGCAGATCCACGAAAAAAACG GCTGGTACACACCCCCAAAGGAAGACGGCTAA